TACCGGCCCATGACCGTGGCGATGACGCCGGTCCCCAGCTCCCGGCACTTTTTCTCTACAGCCTGGAGGTACTCCTTCGCGCTCATGGGAGGGACATCCCGCCCGTCCAGAAAGGCGTGGATGAAGACCCGGGAAAGCCGGTGGCGCTGCGCCATCTCCAGGAGGGCGAAGAGGTGGGTGAGGTGGCTGTGGACGCCCCCATCGGAAACCAGACCGAAAAGGTGGAGAGAGGCATCTTTTGCCTTTTCCATCGCTTCAACGAGCACCGAGTTCCTGAAAAATTCCCCCGTCCGGATCGCCCTGCTGATCCTGGTGATGTCCTGGTAGACCACCCGGCCCGCCCCGATGTTGAGGTGCCCCACCTCCGAGTTTCCCATCTGCCCCTCCGGGAGGCCGACCGCCTCCCCCGAGGCGGCGAGGGTCGTGGCAGGATAATTTTCCTGGTAATAGCAGAAGTTAGGGGTCCGGGCGAGGCAAACGGCATTCCCCCTCGCCTCCCCGGCGCACCCCCAACCGTCCAGAATGATGAGAGCCAGCGGGTGCTTCAAACTGTCTGCCCCCTTGCCACCGCGGCGCCGCGGATAATCTCGACGAAAGAGTCCACCTTTAAGCTTGCTCCTCCCACCAGCACCCCGTCAATTTCCTCCTCCTCCATAAAGGGAACGATATGCTCTGGCGTCATGCTTCCCCCGTAAAGGAAGCGAACCCGGCCGGCGAAGGAGGCGCCGAAGAGCCGCCCCAGCTCCTGGCGCAAAACCCGGACCACCGCAGCCGCATCCGCAGGTGTTGCGGTTTTTCCGGTGCCGATCGCCCAGACCGGTTCGTAGGCAACAACCAGGCCGGCGGGATCTTCTATCCTCAACCCCGCCAGTCCGGCACGCAGCTGCCGGAGGCAGAAGGCTTCCGCCTCCCCGGCCTCCCTGGCCGCAAGGTCCTCCCCCAGGCAGAAGATGGGGCGGAGGCCGCAGGAAAGGGCGGCTTCAAGCTTCATCCGGATCATCTCATCGCTCTCTCCAAAGTGCTTGCGGCGCTCCGAGTGCCCCAGAATCACGTACCGGCAGCCCAGGGCGCAGAGCATGGGGGCGGAAACCTCCCCGGTGTATGCCCCTTCGGGCGCCCAGTGCATGTTCTGGGCGCCCCACCCGATTGCGCTTCCCGCAAGCACCCGGGCGACGGCCGGAATGGCCGGAAAGGAGGGGCAGACCACCACTTCAACCCCGCCCGGAACCACCTTCTCCCGCAGCAGGGAGGCAAAGGCCGCCGCTTCGTCGGGTGTTTTATACATCTTCCAGTTGCCGGCCACTAACGTTACCCTGCCTGATCCTTCCACTTCTCCTGCTCCCTTCTTGGGTTCGGGATTCAGTTCAGCTTCTCGCAAGGACGGCAACACCGGGCAGCTCTTTTCCTTCGAGAAACTCCAGAGAGGCGCCTCCCCCGGTCGAAGCATGGGTAACCTGATCGATCACTCCCGTTTTTTCCAGAACGGCCAGCGTATCTCCCCCGCCGACCACAGAGATCAAATCGGGCCTGGCCAGGGCGCGCGCGATCGCCTCGCTCCCGCGGGC
This Bacillota bacterium DNA region includes the following protein-coding sequences:
- a CDS encoding triose-phosphate isomerase; this translates as MLRPGEAPLWSFSKEKSCPVLPSLREAELNPEPKKGAGEVEGSGRVTLVAGNWKMYKTPDEAAAFASLLREKVVPGGVEVVVCPSFPAIPAVARVLAGSAIGWGAQNMHWAPEGAYTGEVSAPMLCALGCRYVILGHSERRKHFGESDEMIRMKLEAALSCGLRPIFCLGEDLAAREAGEAEAFCLRQLRAGLAGLRIEDPAGLVVAYEPVWAIGTGKTATPADAAAVVRVLRQELGRLFGASFAGRVRFLYGGSMTPEHIVPFMEEEEIDGVLVGGASLKVDSFVEIIRGAAVARGQTV